From the Oleiharenicola lentus genome, one window contains:
- a CDS encoding glycoside hydrolase family 88 protein encodes MKLPSLLSVFSAIAAVACSAAPALVNARPDGRLGYAPYNAAGDTILDFSHCGYGGGGVPLPDAFEQVRLRPAESGDDTARIQAALDDVARLPLGPDGLRGAVILERGVYRVEGTLRIGASGVVLRGEGQGENDTRVIASGTKQRVLVEIAGAAPAERDVRRAVRITDAYVPVGARSFTVADASGLKAGATVFVDRIGNAAWIAELGMDRIPPDADGTPSTPWSPFTLAFDRVITAVDGNRVTVDAPLACSIDERWGGGQVVPYTDAARITNSGVENLRAVSAFDPAVQESYRGRFNYAADEAHALHAVSFNHAKNCWARNLTALHFYHGVSKVHPGAKWITVQDSRSLAPVSRITGGRRYPFDLSGQLSLVLRCYSEDARHAFVVGSRVPGPNAFVFGVSRNEFGHSEPHHRWSTGGLYDNVESDIAFQDRSSMGSGHGWSGANYVAWNTRGALTVQQPPTAQNFSFGHVGERRPGAFPRPQGHWESLGQPVAPRSLYFAQLRNRPGPPAPLAQVIDGALQQATRQYEFMLREIEGQPGLPRSVDGSARKMSERDWTIGFFPGALWYLFEATGDVRWRDAAQRYTARTESFQHNRGTHDVGFVLYCGYGNGLRLTGDDTYRRVLLTGAASLATRFSPVVGAIKSWDRPGRWDFPVIIDNMMNLELLLWAAQTDPRYREIALKHADSTLREIIRPDGSQFHVVEFDSATGQVKQKFTHQGAADDSTWSRGQAWAIYGYTMMYRFTREPRYLQQARACADYVLNHPNLPEDMVPYWDFNAPQIPATARDSSAAAVMASALYELADYSGPDSARYAAWAEAILRSLTSPAYLAPVGSNYGFLLAHGTGSYRSHLEVDAPLIYGDYYFLEALIRARARLK; translated from the coding sequence ATGAAACTGCCCTCTCTCCTGTCCGTGTTCTCCGCCATCGCTGCGGTCGCCTGTTCCGCAGCGCCCGCCCTCGTAAACGCCCGCCCCGATGGACGGCTGGGCTATGCCCCATACAACGCAGCCGGCGACACGATCCTCGACTTTTCCCATTGCGGCTACGGAGGGGGCGGAGTGCCCCTGCCTGACGCCTTCGAGCAAGTCCGGCTGCGGCCGGCGGAGTCCGGCGACGACACCGCCCGCATCCAGGCGGCGCTCGACGATGTCGCCCGCCTCCCGCTCGGGCCCGACGGCCTGCGCGGCGCGGTAATCCTGGAACGCGGCGTCTATCGCGTGGAGGGCACGCTGCGGATCGGCGCCAGCGGCGTCGTGCTGCGTGGCGAGGGTCAGGGCGAGAACGACACGCGCGTCATCGCCAGCGGCACGAAGCAGCGGGTGCTCGTGGAAATCGCCGGGGCGGCCCCCGCCGAACGCGACGTTCGCCGTGCAGTGCGGATCACCGACGCCTACGTGCCGGTCGGCGCGCGCAGCTTCACCGTGGCGGACGCCTCCGGGTTGAAAGCCGGCGCAACGGTGTTTGTGGATCGCATCGGAAACGCCGCCTGGATCGCCGAGCTTGGCATGGACCGCATTCCACCGGACGCTGACGGCACCCCCTCCACGCCGTGGTCGCCGTTCACCCTGGCCTTTGACCGCGTGATCACCGCCGTGGACGGCAACCGGGTCACCGTCGACGCTCCCCTGGCGTGCTCGATCGACGAGCGCTGGGGCGGCGGACAGGTCGTGCCTTACACCGATGCCGCGCGCATCACGAACTCCGGGGTCGAGAACCTCCGGGCCGTTTCCGCCTTCGACCCCGCCGTGCAGGAAAGCTACCGGGGCCGATTCAACTACGCCGCCGACGAAGCGCACGCGTTGCATGCGGTCAGCTTCAACCACGCCAAAAACTGCTGGGCGCGCAACCTCACGGCCCTCCATTTCTATCATGGCGTGTCAAAGGTTCATCCCGGAGCCAAATGGATCACCGTGCAGGATTCCCGCAGCCTCGCGCCCGTTTCCCGGATCACCGGCGGCCGGCGCTACCCCTTCGACCTCTCCGGCCAGCTCAGCCTCGTTCTCCGCTGCTACTCCGAGGATGCGCGGCACGCTTTCGTGGTCGGATCCCGCGTCCCGGGGCCGAACGCCTTCGTTTTCGGCGTTTCCCGCAACGAGTTCGGCCACAGCGAACCGCATCATCGCTGGTCCACCGGCGGCCTCTATGACAATGTCGAGTCCGACATCGCGTTCCAGGACCGCAGCTCCATGGGCAGCGGCCACGGCTGGTCAGGGGCGAACTACGTTGCGTGGAACACCCGCGGTGCTCTGACCGTCCAACAGCCACCGACGGCGCAGAACTTCTCCTTCGGTCACGTGGGGGAACGACGCCCCGGCGCATTCCCCCGGCCCCAGGGTCATTGGGAATCCCTCGGACAGCCCGTCGCGCCACGGAGCCTCTACTTTGCCCAGCTCCGCAATCGGCCGGGTCCACCCGCACCGCTGGCTCAGGTGATCGACGGTGCCTTGCAACAGGCCACCCGGCAGTACGAGTTCATGTTGCGGGAAATCGAGGGCCAGCCCGGACTGCCGCGGTCGGTCGATGGCAGCGCCCGCAAAATGTCCGAGCGCGACTGGACCATCGGTTTTTTCCCGGGCGCGCTGTGGTACCTGTTTGAAGCAACCGGCGACGTCCGATGGCGGGACGCCGCGCAACGTTACACCGCGCGGACCGAGTCGTTCCAGCACAACCGCGGCACGCACGATGTCGGCTTCGTGCTCTACTGCGGCTATGGCAACGGTCTGCGACTCACCGGGGATGATACCTATCGCCGTGTGCTGCTGACCGGCGCGGCCTCGCTGGCCACGCGCTTCAGCCCGGTCGTCGGTGCGATCAAGTCCTGGGACCGGCCCGGCCGTTGGGACTTTCCCGTTATCATCGACAACATGATGAACCTTGAGCTGTTGCTGTGGGCGGCGCAAACCGACCCGCGCTACCGGGAGATCGCGCTCAAGCATGCCGATTCGACGCTGCGCGAGATCATCCGACCGGACGGCAGCCAGTTCCATGTCGTCGAGTTCGACTCTGCGACGGGGCAAGTGAAGCAGAAGTTCACCCATCAAGGTGCCGCCGACGACTCCACCTGGTCCCGCGGCCAGGCGTGGGCGATTTACGGCTACACCATGATGTATCGGTTCACCCGGGAGCCTCGCTACCTGCAACAAGCCCGCGCCTGTGCTGACTATGTTCTTAATCATCCGAATCTGCCGGAGGACATGGTGCCCTACTGGGATTTCAACGCTCCGCAGATTCCCGCCACCGCACGCGACAGTTCGGCCGCCGCGGTGATGGCGTCCGCTCTCTACGAACTGGCCGACTACTCCGGTCCGGACAGCGCGCGCTACGCGGCGTGGGCGGAGGCCATCCTGCGCAGCCTCACCTCCCCCGCCTACCTCGCCCCGGTGGGATCTAACTACGGTTTCCTGCTCGCCCATGGCACCGGCTCCTATCGTTCACACTTGGAGGTCGACGCGCCCCTCATCTACGGCGACTACTATTTTCTCGAGGCCCTGATCCGCGCCCGCGCGAGGCTCAAGTGA